Proteins encoded within one genomic window of Phototrophicus methaneseepsis:
- a CDS encoding ABC transporter ATP-binding protein, which yields MQQTNAALLSAEDLTKTFYLRQGLTTTEFRAVDTASFTIDAQKPEIFTVVGESGSGKTTLARMILGMDDPSAGSLRYKGRAIAELSSKEKKEWFYKEIQPVFQDPFAAFSPLKRIDHYLYETALNYKVTDKKGVDEYLDGVLKEVGLSLAEIKGRYPNELSGGQAQRVAVARSLITRPSLIVADEPVSMLDASLRMSIVNMFRQLKESQGVTVIYITHDLATAYYAGDRIAVMLRGWVVEMGPVEKVLGNPQHPYTQNLKHSIPKVDPDDVWEEKVNLAVIETDEYTRTGCKFAGRCPMVMAICHKKVPRNYQYEGRMVKCFLFDESVSSG from the coding sequence ATGCAACAAACTAATGCAGCGTTGTTAAGTGCTGAAGATTTGACGAAAACCTTCTATCTGCGACAAGGCTTGACGACGACTGAATTCCGGGCCGTGGATACAGCAAGTTTCACAATTGATGCTCAAAAACCGGAAATTTTTACGGTGGTGGGCGAAAGTGGGAGTGGCAAAACGACGTTAGCGCGGATGATTCTCGGTATGGATGACCCATCGGCGGGCAGCCTGCGCTATAAAGGACGAGCCATTGCTGAACTAAGTTCAAAAGAAAAAAAAGAATGGTTTTATAAAGAAATACAACCTGTTTTCCAGGATCCATTTGCCGCATTTAGCCCGCTCAAACGCATTGATCACTATCTGTACGAAACAGCACTTAACTACAAAGTGACGGATAAAAAAGGTGTGGATGAGTACCTTGATGGGGTTCTAAAAGAAGTTGGCTTATCGCTTGCAGAAATCAAAGGCCGCTATCCAAATGAGCTTTCCGGCGGACAGGCACAACGGGTTGCAGTCGCCCGGTCACTCATTACCCGGCCATCGCTGATTGTTGCCGACGAACCTGTTTCGATGCTGGATGCTTCCCTGCGGATGTCGATTGTCAATATGTTCCGGCAGCTGAAAGAGTCCCAGGGCGTCACTGTGATTTATATTACACACGACCTGGCAACAGCTTACTATGCGGGTGACAGAATCGCCGTCATGTTACGCGGATGGGTTGTGGAGATGGGCCCCGTTGAAAAGGTTCTCGGTAATCCTCAACATCCTTATACCCAGAACCTAAAACATTCTATTCCAAAAGTGGACCCGGATGACGTATGGGAAGAAAAAGTGAATCTAGCCGTTATTGAAACGGATGAGTACACGCGGACAGGATGCAAATTCGCAGGTCGCTGTCCGATGGTGATGGCTATTTGCCATAAAAAAGTGCCCAGAAATTATCAGTATGAAGGTCGTATGGTCAAATGTTTTCTGTTTGACGAATCGGTGAGTTCAGGCTAA
- a CDS encoding glycoside hydrolase family 3 C-terminal domain-containing protein codes for MDIQSIIEQMTLAEKAALCTGASAWTTTPIERLGVPEMIVADGPHGLRRVPDVHVWGGDSLPATCFPTASCLASTWDVDLLHKMGETLAEECIALNVDVLLGPGANMKRSPLGGRNFEYFSEDPYLAGELAASLINGIQSKGVGTSLKHYTANNQEYQRFRISAEVDERTLREIYLPAFEKAVKQAQPWTVMCAYNKVNGTFASEHDELLNKILKDEWGFEGLVVSDWGAVRDRVASLKGGLDWQMPGPQDRDVQKVIEAVQSGALDEAVLNESVRRILRIVAKASETPKGGEFDVDAHHELARRIASEGMVLLKNNGILPLKAPQHIAVIGRSAMKAHFQGKGSSYINPTKVEVPFGALQNLADSAELSYAEGYPVDNSFRQDMIDEAAKLAQSADVAILYIALPSFKESEGYDRKDLGLTEQQIALIKAVAQVQSNTVVVLNNGAPVAMSDWIDNVAAVLEGWMMGQAGGAAIADILFGKINPSAKLAETFPRTLADTPAQGNWPGDAGVVRYGEGLLIGYRYYDAKEMPVQFPFGYGLSYTTFEYSNPAVSAEAFKDVDGVTVTVDVTNTGDVAGKEIVQIYVHDHQSILFRPEKELKGFAKVDLQPGETKTISIPLDFRAFALYHLDYKQWITEDGDFDILIAASAADIRHRITVSLESTVSLPCILDKESTVREWMADPRGKVVFQPYYEKLQDQARKRYRRSDGEEGRYASGGESGIDAMEMYNEMPVVSVLLFQRDQWSEHPEDILADLLEQVHRQEVPEI; via the coding sequence ATGGATATTCAGTCAATTATTGAGCAAATGACACTTGCAGAAAAAGCGGCACTCTGCACCGGAGCCAGTGCGTGGACAACGACACCCATTGAACGCCTGGGCGTTCCAGAAATGATCGTTGCCGATGGCCCGCACGGCTTGCGGCGTGTGCCAGATGTCCATGTGTGGGGAGGCGATAGTTTGCCTGCCACTTGTTTTCCTACTGCGTCCTGCCTGGCCTCGACATGGGATGTGGATTTGCTTCACAAAATGGGTGAGACACTGGCTGAGGAATGTATCGCGTTGAATGTGGATGTTCTGCTGGGACCGGGTGCGAATATGAAACGATCTCCGCTCGGTGGACGTAACTTCGAATATTTTTCTGAAGACCCTTATCTGGCAGGAGAATTAGCGGCAAGCCTTATCAATGGTATTCAAAGCAAAGGGGTTGGCACATCGCTGAAGCATTATACGGCCAACAATCAGGAATATCAGCGTTTCAGAATTAGTGCAGAAGTGGACGAGCGAACCCTGCGGGAAATCTACCTGCCTGCCTTTGAAAAAGCCGTTAAGCAGGCCCAACCCTGGACTGTGATGTGTGCCTATAACAAAGTCAACGGCACATTTGCCTCTGAACATGATGAGCTGTTGAATAAGATCCTCAAAGATGAATGGGGCTTTGAAGGGCTTGTTGTTTCAGATTGGGGTGCGGTGCGGGACCGTGTTGCATCCCTCAAAGGGGGGCTGGATTGGCAAATGCCCGGTCCACAGGATCGTGATGTCCAAAAAGTTATTGAGGCTGTTCAGTCAGGGGCGTTGGACGAAGCTGTTCTCAATGAATCCGTTCGCCGTATTTTGCGGATTGTTGCAAAAGCCAGCGAGACGCCCAAAGGTGGCGAATTTGATGTAGATGCGCATCATGAACTCGCACGGCGTATTGCCAGTGAAGGGATGGTTCTGCTCAAGAACAATGGCATCTTACCCCTGAAAGCCCCGCAGCACATTGCAGTAATCGGTCGCTCTGCAATGAAGGCTCATTTCCAGGGTAAAGGCAGCTCGTACATCAATCCTACAAAAGTTGAAGTGCCATTCGGGGCACTGCAAAATCTGGCTGATAGTGCTGAATTAAGCTATGCCGAAGGCTATCCGGTTGATAATTCATTCCGCCAGGACATGATTGATGAAGCAGCCAAGTTGGCACAATCGGCTGATGTCGCCATTCTATATATCGCTTTACCCTCATTCAAAGAATCTGAAGGCTATGATCGCAAAGACCTCGGCCTGACAGAACAACAGATTGCATTGATAAAAGCTGTTGCTCAAGTTCAATCGAATACTGTTGTCGTCCTTAACAACGGCGCGCCTGTTGCCATGAGCGACTGGATTGATAACGTAGCCGCGGTGCTTGAAGGCTGGATGATGGGGCAGGCAGGTGGTGCGGCAATTGCCGATATTCTGTTTGGTAAAATCAATCCCTCTGCCAAACTAGCAGAGACTTTCCCGCGTACATTGGCAGACACACCAGCACAGGGCAACTGGCCGGGTGATGCGGGTGTTGTGCGTTACGGCGAAGGGTTGTTAATCGGTTATCGTTATTACGATGCGAAAGAAATGCCAGTACAGTTTCCATTTGGCTATGGCTTGAGCTATACAACCTTTGAATATAGCAATCCGGCTGTGTCGGCAGAGGCATTTAAAGATGTGGACGGCGTCACTGTAACGGTGGACGTCACCAATACCGGTGATGTCGCCGGCAAGGAAATTGTACAGATTTATGTGCATGACCATCAATCCATTCTGTTCCGTCCTGAAAAAGAACTGAAGGGATTCGCCAAAGTTGATCTCCAGCCCGGAGAGACAAAAACAATTTCTATTCCGCTCGATTTCCGTGCATTTGCTTTATACCACCTGGACTATAAACAGTGGATTACCGAAGATGGCGATTTTGATATTCTCATTGCAGCATCGGCAGCCGATATTCGCCATCGCATAACCGTGAGCCTTGAATCGACTGTAAGCCTGCCCTGTATTCTCGATAAAGAATCCACTGTGCGGGAATGGATGGCTGATCCACGTGGCAAAGTTGTTTTTCAACCTTATTATGAAAAACTCCAAGACCAAGCGCGTAAGCGTTACAGACGTTCTGATGGTGAAGAAGGGCGCTATGCCAGCGGTGGAGAATCGGGTATAGATGCCATGGAAATGTACAACGAAATGCCAGTTGTGAGCGTGTTATTGTTCCAGCGCGATCAATGGTCGGAGCATCCTGAAGACATCCTTGCCGATTTATTGGAACAGGTACATCGCCAGGAAGTCCCAGAAATTTAA
- a CDS encoding carboxylesterase/lipase family protein translates to MTVVYGTFVRECIVKSSHDEHSGLSSNEGSNQYMKTIEAVTEYGKIRGISDRGVNIFKGIPYAGRISGDRRFREPAPLEPWTGVRDATQPGAPAIQPPRMNEPDPAEDCLFLNIWTPANDNRKRPVMFYSHGGGFVIGSGSAAGQDGANLARNFDVVVVQTNHRLGLLGFLYLDELAGADYEGSGNRGILDIIRGLEWVNRNIEKFGGDPDNVMIFGESGGGAKTSCLYAMPAAAPYFNKASIESGPGVRMYTREMAAKTTELVLKELNIAPKNWRKLLEVPAAKLHEVQSKFPPIPPHQRNRKGGITGPFPGGFAPVVDDIHLPAHPFDPVAPDVSRDKPLIVGWNEDEHTFFMWERGDVRAVGIDFAGLEAQLEPQFGSDTKKIIETYRRTRPQASATDIFVAVSSITMMGLGSIDIAEKKAAQNTAPVYLYHFGYKSEMKVPGTDYAMGTPHAMDITFKFNNETPENDPGFLSGNHPDRYIASHNMAALWSNFARTGKPFATDVPEWPEYDLKDRASMRIDTKCEVLYDRFSEELAMWRSIGRL, encoded by the coding sequence GTGACCGTCGTGTATGGCACGTTTGTACGCGAATGCATCGTAAAAAGTTCACATGATGAACACAGCGGCTTGAGCAGCAACGAGGGTTCGAATCAATACATGAAAACAATAGAAGCCGTAACTGAATACGGGAAAATACGGGGTATCAGCGATAGGGGCGTCAATATCTTTAAAGGCATCCCTTATGCTGGACGTATTTCCGGCGATAGGCGATTTCGTGAACCTGCTCCGCTGGAACCATGGACGGGCGTACGGGATGCGACACAACCCGGTGCACCAGCTATCCAACCACCCCGGATGAATGAACCGGATCCCGCGGAAGATTGTCTTTTCCTGAATATCTGGACACCAGCTAATGACAATCGCAAACGCCCTGTGATGTTTTACAGTCACGGGGGCGGATTCGTAATAGGTTCAGGGAGTGCTGCTGGTCAGGATGGTGCAAATCTTGCGCGTAATTTTGATGTTGTCGTCGTGCAGACGAATCACCGCCTGGGTTTGTTGGGTTTTCTCTATCTGGATGAACTCGCCGGAGCGGACTATGAAGGTTCGGGCAATCGGGGGATTCTGGATATTATAAGGGGCCTGGAATGGGTGAACAGGAATATAGAGAAATTTGGTGGTGACCCTGATAACGTCATGATTTTTGGCGAATCAGGCGGTGGCGCAAAAACGTCCTGTTTGTATGCGATGCCAGCCGCTGCCCCATACTTTAATAAGGCGTCTATTGAAAGCGGGCCGGGTGTCCGTATGTACACGCGGGAAATGGCAGCTAAAACCACGGAGTTAGTTTTGAAAGAACTGAATATTGCTCCAAAGAATTGGCGTAAGCTGCTGGAAGTGCCTGCTGCTAAATTGCATGAAGTTCAATCTAAATTCCCGCCCATCCCACCCCATCAGAGAAATAGAAAAGGGGGAATTACGGGACCATTTCCTGGGGGTTTTGCTCCTGTTGTCGATGATATCCATCTTCCTGCCCATCCTTTTGATCCGGTAGCCCCGGATGTTTCGCGAGATAAACCCCTTATTGTGGGATGGAACGAAGATGAGCATACATTCTTTATGTGGGAAAGAGGCGATGTTCGTGCTGTTGGTATCGACTTCGCTGGTTTAGAAGCTCAACTCGAACCTCAATTCGGGTCAGATACGAAGAAAATTATCGAAACATATCGCAGAACCAGACCGCAGGCTTCTGCAACAGATATTTTTGTTGCCGTTTCATCTATCACAATGATGGGGCTGGGGTCTATTGATATCGCGGAAAAGAAAGCGGCACAAAACACAGCGCCTGTCTATTTGTATCATTTTGGGTATAAATCAGAGATGAAAGTTCCCGGAACCGATTATGCAATGGGGACGCCTCACGCTATGGATATCACTTTCAAATTCAACAATGAAACACCGGAAAATGATCCCGGTTTTCTTTCCGGCAATCATCCTGATCGATACATCGCGTCACATAATATGGCTGCGTTGTGGTCAAATTTTGCGAGAACAGGAAAACCATTTGCCACTGATGTACCGGAATGGCCGGAATACGATCTTAAAGACAGAGCATCTATGCGAATCGATACAAAATGCGAAGTCCTCTATGATCGATTCAGCGAAGAGCTTGCTATGTGGCGATCTATCGGGAGATTGTAG
- a CDS encoding glycoside hydrolase family 78 protein, with amino-acid sequence MTKITNLTCEYRTNPIGIDIVNPRLSWQMQTERQGARQTAYRILVASTIEQLTEDKADYLDSDKIESDQSVQVAYEGQALTSRQRVYWKVQVWDETGTMNESDVAWFEMGLLESDDWQSQWIGANLSGGVQSMIPVPYFRKDFALEGDITSARLYITALGVFECSINGQAASNDVFAPGWTDYNKRVQYLTYDVTSLLKSGDNTIGAVLGDGWAAGYVAWAGRQNYVDRPQLMAQLEVTFGDGTRKTIASDGSWMYQYGPITHSDFQMGEAYDARKERQTTDTSDWMPVQIFSHTNIDLTAQIGPTVQQIQELSSVIDPIDRGGMSRSRWVFDLGQNMVGRVRFKGIAPAGTTVTFRFAEILDADDTLYTTNLRSARATDYYTFKGEGEETWESKFTFHGFRYVEIEGYHGDVSKDTITGIVLHSAMKQTGTFECSDPLLNQLQSNILWGQKGNFLELPTDCPQRDERLGWTGDIQVFAETATFNMDIAGFMTRWALNVRDAQNPDGSVPAVVPYAGNVPTDGGPAWADATIICPWTVYKSYGDKRILEENYESMNRFMDFIVENSPGYIRCAPDYEGWHGFGDWLSVNANTPRDFIGTAFLAYDASLMVKIASVLDKPDDVAHYQQLFEDTKAAFANHYLVGSEVSPVAVQASELRRELDAADKLTQGNLAKVDYGDISSTVFNTDLFTPTQTAYVLALYFDLLPDDLRSAAIDELVADIEGRGTHLSTGFVGSPYLNYVLSQNGRLDTAYDLLNQKTWPSWLYAVTQGATTIWERWDGWTEDKGFQTPEMNSFNHYAYGAIGAWMYSTIAGINIDPLQPGYKHFSLSPQPGGGLAYAHATLETAYGEIVSDWKYDGNTFTYNVVVPPNTTATVTLPVTGKGQLNGKAVQGQSHLLDAGQYEFVVEI; translated from the coding sequence ATGACTAAAATAACTAATCTCACCTGCGAATATCGCACAAACCCGATCGGTATCGACATCGTGAACCCCCGCCTTAGCTGGCAGATGCAGACAGAGCGCCAAGGTGCACGTCAAACGGCATACCGCATCCTCGTGGCAAGTACCATAGAACAATTAACGGAAGACAAGGCAGATTACCTGGACAGCGATAAGATCGAATCCGATCAATCCGTTCAGGTTGCCTATGAGGGTCAAGCCCTCACATCACGCCAGCGAGTCTACTGGAAAGTCCAGGTATGGGATGAAACCGGCACGATGAACGAAAGTGACGTTGCATGGTTTGAGATGGGCTTACTGGAATCGGACGATTGGCAGTCACAGTGGATTGGCGCAAATCTATCCGGCGGTGTGCAGAGTATGATCCCTGTACCTTATTTCCGGAAGGATTTTGCATTAGAGGGAGACATTACATCTGCGAGATTATACATTACGGCCCTCGGTGTTTTTGAATGTTCGATCAATGGGCAGGCTGCGAGCAATGATGTATTTGCGCCGGGATGGACGGACTACAATAAGCGTGTTCAATACCTGACGTATGATGTGACTTCTCTCCTGAAATCGGGCGATAATACAATCGGCGCTGTTCTTGGAGATGGCTGGGCGGCAGGATACGTCGCCTGGGCTGGTCGTCAGAATTACGTCGATCGTCCCCAACTCATGGCTCAGCTCGAAGTCACTTTTGGTGATGGTACAAGGAAGACAATCGCCTCTGATGGTTCATGGATGTATCAGTATGGGCCGATTACCCATAGTGATTTCCAGATGGGAGAGGCATATGATGCTCGCAAAGAACGACAAACTACAGATACATCAGATTGGATGCCTGTTCAAATATTCAGTCATACGAATATAGACCTTACTGCGCAAATCGGTCCTACTGTCCAGCAGATACAAGAACTCAGCTCGGTCATAGACCCGATTGATCGTGGCGGGATGTCGCGCTCGCGCTGGGTTTTTGATCTGGGACAAAACATGGTTGGGCGGGTGCGCTTCAAAGGAATTGCCCCGGCAGGGACAACTGTCACATTCCGCTTTGCGGAAATCCTTGATGCAGACGATACACTGTACACCACAAACCTGCGCAGCGCACGTGCCACGGATTATTACACCTTCAAAGGTGAGGGCGAGGAAACCTGGGAATCTAAATTCACGTTTCATGGCTTCCGGTATGTTGAAATTGAAGGGTATCACGGCGATGTCAGCAAAGATACGATTACGGGCATTGTCTTACACTCTGCAATGAAACAAACTGGCACTTTTGAGTGTTCCGACCCGCTCCTGAATCAACTACAGAGCAACATTTTATGGGGGCAAAAAGGTAACTTCCTCGAATTGCCTACAGATTGCCCTCAGCGCGATGAACGGCTTGGTTGGACGGGCGATATTCAAGTCTTCGCAGAAACAGCCACATTCAATATGGATATTGCTGGCTTCATGACACGCTGGGCGCTCAACGTTCGCGATGCTCAGAATCCAGATGGCTCTGTCCCGGCTGTCGTACCCTATGCAGGCAACGTACCTACAGATGGTGGACCTGCTTGGGCGGATGCAACCATCATATGTCCCTGGACTGTGTATAAGAGCTACGGCGATAAGCGTATTCTTGAAGAGAATTACGAGTCGATGAATCGCTTTATGGACTTCATCGTTGAAAACAGCCCCGGCTATATACGCTGTGCGCCGGATTACGAAGGCTGGCATGGTTTCGGTGATTGGCTGTCGGTGAATGCCAATACGCCTCGTGACTTCATCGGAACAGCGTTCCTCGCTTATGATGCCAGTTTGATGGTGAAAATCGCAAGTGTTCTCGATAAACCGGATGACGTAGCACACTATCAGCAATTGTTTGAGGACACAAAAGCAGCATTTGCAAATCATTATCTTGTCGGGAGTGAAGTCTCTCCGGTTGCTGTCCAGGCATCAGAATTACGCCGTGAACTGGATGCCGCAGATAAGCTCACACAGGGCAACCTGGCAAAAGTGGATTATGGTGATATTTCCTCCACAGTATTCAATACAGACCTGTTTACGCCTACCCAGACGGCTTATGTGCTTGCGCTATATTTTGATCTTCTTCCCGACGATTTACGTTCTGCTGCCATAGACGAACTTGTCGCAGATATAGAAGGGCGTGGAACGCATCTTTCCACAGGTTTTGTCGGATCACCTTATTTGAACTATGTCCTGAGCCAGAATGGCCGCCTGGATACCGCATACGACTTATTGAATCAAAAAACCTGGCCGTCATGGCTTTATGCTGTAACCCAGGGAGCAACAACTATCTGGGAACGCTGGGATGGATGGACAGAAGATAAGGGCTTCCAGACCCCGGAGATGAATTCATTCAATCACTATGCCTATGGTGCAATTGGCGCATGGATGTACAGCACGATTGCAGGTATCAACATCGACCCACTGCAACCTGGCTATAAACACTTTAGCCTTAGCCCACAGCCCGGCGGTGGCCTGGCCTATGCCCATGCGACGCTCGAAACGGCTTATGGCGAAATTGTATCGGATTGGAAATACGACGGAAACACATTTACATATAATGTCGTCGTTCCACCGAATACCACAGCAACTGTCACTTTGCCTGTTACGGGCAAGGGACAACTCAACGGCAAGGCTGTGCAGGGTCAATCACATCTGCTAGATGCTGGTCAGTACGAATTTGTCGTCGAAATCTAA